CGACATGTATCATCTTCTTCAGCGCATGTATCAAACGGCTATGGATAATCAAACCGTCTATGACTCCCGGGACCGGGACAATGAGTCAAGGCTTATCAGTTCGCATGATATTAAAAGGCGGTGATGAACCGTGCGCGCCCGGAAAAACGTTTTTGCAGAACAGCACCAGGAAGAAATCTACTGGCCCAGCTTTACGGACATGATGGCCATGATGGTGCTCATCATGATTTTCATTGCCATACTCGCAAATGTCCAAAGTATTTATAACGCCTATGATCAGTCACAGATCAGACAGGAACTGCATCAGGTAGCGGATGTTAAAAAACACATCTCGGACCTGATTGAAAAACAGCTTGAACAGAATGTGGGAAAAGATAAGGTTGTACGCGGCCCGAACAATACGATTTCTGTAGAAGGGAACATATTATTTGATACGGGGAGCGCCGTTGTCAGCGCACAGGGCAAGAAGGTACTGAACCCTTTGGCTGATGCACTCGCCGCCATTATCGACGAGAAGGATATGAGTAAATATCTCTATATTATCCTGGTGGAGGGCCATACCGATTCGGTACCGTATGACAACTGGTCCCTTTCCACAGAGCGGGCGGTTGCGGTTGTAAAATATCTCGCCAAAGCCAACCCGAAACTTGCACGCCTGCCATATGCCCAGTACCTGGCCGCCACAGGATACAGCGAATACAAGCCGATCGCCAAAGGAAGTTCAGCAGCTGCCCTGCAAAAAAATCGCCGGATCTCCTTTCAAATCATTTTAGATGATGATAAATGGCAGAATAAGCTGAAGGATATTGTTAATCAGCAGTAACAGAGCAATTACGACGTCTTTGAGGGAATTGCTATTGACTCGTGCTGGCCTGAACCCGTTTACTTGCGGAAACAGCTCTATTACTTGCGGTTCGACAAGGATTACTTGCAGAAATCGCCGTGTTACTTGCGGTTCGACAAGACTTACTTGCAAACCACATCATTTTCATAAAAAACGCATTCGCCCATCAAAAAAAAACGAAGGGAACGCTTATCCCTTCGTTTTTTCTGTGTTCAGCATGCGCTGATAAAAATGGACATCCTGCCACTCATCAAATTTGTAGCCTACTTCTTTAAAACAGCCGACAAATTCGAAGCCGAACTTTTCGTGAAGTTTCACACTCGCTTCATTTCCGCCTGTTATTCCGCCAATCACGGTATGATAGCCGGCGTCAGCTGCTCTTTGCAGGATATCTTCCATTAATGCTTTGCCGACACCTTTGCCGCGGAATTCTGAAGCTATGTATAATGATAATTCTGTTGTGCGTGAATAAGCCGCTTTATCTCTGAACGGACTCAGGCAGCTGTAGCCAGCCACTTTGCCATCCAATTTGGCAACGACCAGTGGAAAATCGCCACCGTATTTCTCAAACCACGCCTTTCGTTCATCAAGCGTTTGCTCTTCCAGATCAAACGTAGCTGTCAGCGTTTTAATCGCATCATTATAGATGTCCAAGATGGCTGGCAGATCGCGCAGCAGCGCCTCTCTAATGTATAGCACAGTTATCCTCCCCATGTTTGATCATGATGGTCTACTTAATAACTGTAACAGATTTATTCTGCGAAGAACAAAACAAAACCGAAGGGAAATTATTCCTCCCTTCGCCATATCTCTCTATTTCTTTGAACGTTCTGATGAGATCAGAAAAGCTTCCAATATATATCGCTTTGGAGCCGACCCGATGTAATTGAACGGATAGCACGTACTGACCGTTAACACCGCGCGCGGTTTTGGTACGATCACGGTGCGGTCATCTTTGTCCACGATTCGAACCTTCCTTACTTTATACGTAAACGTTCCGGCGGATGTCGTCACCTCGAGCTTGTCACCTTTTCCTACTTTTCCAAGGCTGCGAAACACGGTATCGCGATGGCCGGAAAGAACAGAGTTGTCTTTTTCACCGGGAAGAACACTGTCTTTAAAGTGGCCGACCCCTTTTTCCAGTTCATCTTCATTCGTTCCATGATAGATTGGCAGTTTCGCTTCCAATTTCGGAATGTAAAGGATGCCCATCTTTTCCCCAATCGCAGGACGTTTGGCGTATAGCGGTGCTTCCTGATTTTCTTTCTTTGTGTCAGCCGGCTTTTTCACAGGTTCGTGCAATGCTTTTGATTCTACTTTTTCACCGGCAAAATAACCTCGTGAGTAACTAATGATATTCTTCGAAAACATTCCCAGGCCTACGAGGATGATCACAATCGAAAAAGAAAGAAGAACAGCCTTTCTGGGCCGTCTTCCTCCTTCTTTACGTCTGCGTTCCATTATGACATCCTTGCTCTTCGATATAGGAATAGCCCTGCTCCGGCAACCGCCAATCCGGCAAGTGCACCGTCAAGATGGTTGGAAGCCGTCTTAGGCAGTTTTCCGCCTGTCACGGTTCTTGTTTTTTTAGCAACCGGTGCTGATGCTTTTACTTCTTTTTTAATCGTTTGGGTAACGGTGTCTACTTTCGCTGGGACGGTTTTAACAACGTCTGATGTGATTTTCAAATCTGCAAGCATTTTTCCGTTCAGATCAAACAGTTGGATCAAAAGATAATCTCCGTCCAATACTCTCATCTGCATCAACTCTCCTGCAGAAACCGGTGTTTTTTTGCTGCCGTCAACAATAAAGAAGTTTGCTTTCATT
This genomic stretch from Fictibacillus marinisediminis harbors:
- a CDS encoding class D sortase, producing MERRRKEGGRRPRKAVLLSFSIVIILVGLGMFSKNIISYSRGYFAGEKVESKALHEPVKKPADTKKENQEAPLYAKRPAIGEKMGILYIPKLEAKLPIYHGTNEDELEKGVGHFKDSVLPGEKDNSVLSGHRDTVFRSLGKVGKGDKLEVTTSAGTFTYKVRKVRIVDKDDRTVIVPKPRAVLTVSTCYPFNYIGSAPKRYILEAFLISSERSKK
- a CDS encoding GNAT family N-acetyltransferase, encoding MLYIREALLRDLPAILDIYNDAIKTLTATFDLEEQTLDERKAWFEKYGGDFPLVVAKLDGKVAGYSCLSPFRDKAAYSRTTELSLYIASEFRGKGVGKALMEDILQRAADAGYHTVIGGITGGNEASVKLHEKFGFEFVGCFKEVGYKFDEWQDVHFYQRMLNTEKTKG
- a CDS encoding OmpA/MotB family protein produces the protein MRARKNVFAEQHQEEIYWPSFTDMMAMMVLIMIFIAILANVQSIYNAYDQSQIRQELHQVADVKKHISDLIEKQLEQNVGKDKVVRGPNNTISVEGNILFDTGSAVVSAQGKKVLNPLADALAAIIDEKDMSKYLYIILVEGHTDSVPYDNWSLSTERAVAVVKYLAKANPKLARLPYAQYLAATGYSEYKPIAKGSSAAALQKNRRISFQIILDDDKWQNKLKDIVNQQ